The genomic interval AAAGAAGACTAAATtgccagatttatttttaaaacattacaacACTGAAAGGAGCAACAAAATTCCATTAAAGaagtattattataaaaaaaataaactcataaaatctttatatgtccatgattttaaaattcttacaaaGCAAAATTTCTGATTAAGAAATACATACcatggaaaaaataatagaaaatttgcaaatttatacaaaagatctaaagaagaaaaaaaatcatattataccTTGTGACCTTtgagtaatttaaatatttatggtcCTCAAATAATTTATCTCGGCCAAAAGACAATCATCTACTCTAGTGTTCATACAATAATCTGTCCCTCCTTAAAATAGCATTGTGTTAAATAATTAtcataatattcatttttattattattattattcataattatCATTTAGTTgcaccaaaatttttaaaagttacttttctacaatgtcatattttattcaaaattaaaaacataatgccTTCCCCAAATAAACTTGCATGGGTTGAATATACATCAAAACCACCATACATATTTATGAAATGGGTTttagagaaaactgaaaattgaatgaatgaatcttcaTTAATAATGAACAAACATAAAAATCTCTATAATCCAGTTAATTGGAAGAGGAAAAGCTGGAAGATAGAGATTCTGCATCCAGCCTTATATCACAGACTTTCCTGAAGTATTAGCTGCCACTTTTCTCAATAGAAAATCAGCTTTGCAGCACTACTCCAGAAGAATGAGCCTCGTTAGATGGAGTATGTAGAGATGACACCAGGATGTAGGAGGCTTCTAATCTCCTCTTTGCCTCACTGCTGAGAAAGTTTGTTCCACATCTGTGAAAGCAGACACTGGTGACCAGAGACGGGAGATCTCTATTTGAAACCAGCAGAGGGCCTGTGGTCACCACCACTCCCATGATGGCCCTAAACAGTGAGCCAAGGGGCAACTGGGGCAGTGAAACTTCACACATACTCCTGAAGGTTAGTGCCATCTCATCTTTTAACAAGCTATCAAAGGTAGAAATTCAGGAAAGCTAGAGAAAAGCCTGCAGATGTCTCTGAAGACTAGTGACCTTTCAGGACAAAGTATTTAACTATATAGAACATAGATTCTCGACCATATGTGGATAATATGAAATTATAACCAGAGATATAAGAAATGCAGTCCACTTGATTTTCACCTATATGCTATTAGCATTTCTCACTAACAGTTTATCAGATAAGATCTCATACAAAGGTTTCATTGTAGATTATGCAAATAGAACAAGAATATGGATTCATAAACCAGTGATCAAAATACCACCTCATTGACAAactaacattttgaaaaatgatagTAACAGTACTTGAAACACTACaattacaggggaaaaaaatgggctTGAAATACTAAGAGATAAATagactacataaaaataatatatgaaatgtATAATTTGACAGACATGGTAGTTGATTTTACTTTGATTCTGATATGAACACTTCATTTGACTCTCATTTAGACAAATGTGGTGGGCTTACTAAACAAGACATTTTAATTTACAAGCTGAAGTAAtatcttataattttataatctCAATAGCAAAGCAAAAATGTCCTAGAATCATGTGAAAGCAGCTCGGTCATTAACAGGGATCTCAATCCTCCCTCATTTCTagcaaaaatgaatgaagaaggtTAGCTCATCCTGAGGTATATGATGCTATTCTCAACTGTAGTGTAGTTTCCACATTGTGTCGTGGTGGAAGCCAATATTAATCATCAAGTCTTGACAAGTCAATGACCAAGGTGGCCAGTTGCCACATAACCCCATATCACCTTGATTCTTTGATCAATATGAGTGAAGTAGAATAAAAGTTTttgaacataaaaattattttaagttccAAAAGATAGGTATATTTTCACATCTGAATCAAGCTCCCAAGTCAGCTAGACAATGGACTAATCATCTCTGAACTCATTGACCCCTTAATGATAAATCAACATCAACAATGTATCCAGTTATATTAACCAAGATGCTTTCATACACATCATCCTTAACTAAGAGcagttttatttaactttaaaatataaatcttccCAACAGAAATTTTAGAAACATAATAAAACTGACATTAGCAACATAAAATTCACTCTGTTTTTGAGTCAACACTGACCTTCTGTTCCAAAAGTAATGTGTTTGTAGGAATTGCTGCAAAAGCCTTGTAACTTGACTTGGTCTTGTATTGCTAGAATGGGTAACCAGAAAGCAAGAGTGGAGATGAAAAAGGGAAGAATATGACAATTTTAGACAGCTCTACCAAGTTAAATGACAGGTTATCAAATGAAGAAAAGAGTCATTATACTTGAACAACTTGCTtctgacaaaaagaaaattagcTCACATATTAATATGTTATTAGAATGAGAAGCAAAGAAATGCTACAGTAAAATATCAGCCTAGAGATCATAGGCAATTAAGTGCAACACAGTTTCACAACTTAAAAACATTCATTTCCACAGTTACATATAAATTTCTCATTAGCTGCATGCCCTCATAGGAGTACTGTTCTATAAATGAGCAAGGTTCTTTCTGTTGATCCTCAAAggaatatttcttctttatagtACCATAATTAACAAATAGTATAGCAGTAAATTTAATTGAGCTCTTGATACATTTTTGCATCATTCATAAAAACAGAGAtcataatacataaaattgaaCAACAGTTCTTAACAAGGtagtcaataattttaaaatatcagcaatATAACTTCATAATGGAGAAACAAGTAAAAGCCCCTGATcatttaagttcatttttttctacctCATCATCATCTCTTGTACTTTCTAATATAGTGATATtgataaagtaaattttaaaaacttcctaAATTTTAAGTAAAACTCAGTGTGATGTAGTTTAGTTTTGTGGATATTTGGAGAAGAGAGGTGAGTATAAGGAAGTTGTAGAAAGCAGGATAAAAAAAGCATAATCAAAAGCTCAATTTTGATATTACTCTGGGTCTCAAGCTGATTAAGTTCAAGGCTCCTATCTCTTCAAATGTCCTTGCTTTAGGCagcttcccagtggctcagagctAACTGGAAATTGGCACAAAGCTATAGGGTGTCTCAGTACCTTGGAAAGGAAACCAAAGAGTCTAATGAAGAAGACAGGACAGTACAACAAAATTAAACCTTGAGTTTATGAGCATAATTAAAGTAACCTTCATTAAACTGCTGGGATGAAGCTAAAAGGATGACACATTCACTCTTCTAGGAAGAAGCTAAAGTAAAAAGAAGTGCCAAACCTAGAGGAAGATGTCAGTGTCCAGCAAGAAACAgaacatattttctttgttcattttttaaattttctgtctaCTGTGTTAGATATAATGAAGAGAATTGAGCCATCTGATACCTGGGTGCCAGCTGGTTTGGCAAGGAAAACCACCTTATCCTGATAATCATGTTCACCCACACACATGCTCATCTCATACACTCCACATACACAAacaaatgtacatatttatatgtgcacaGATTCCTAAATTCACATGCACCCACATAgagacatacatatatacatactcgCACCTGTGCGAACACACACTCAGCAAAGCATGCAAAGATTTCAGAATCTGCATCCTTTTTTCCCATGAAATAAACTCTGAATGTTTACTTatgttctatttttctctttcatatagCTATTCTCCCTCATGAAGTTCTGATATTACTCTGGGTCTCAAGCTTCaattaaatactttaatttcTACCTTCTACCAGGTTCTCCACTCTTCCAAGTCCTGTACTCCCATCTCCTCCTACAAGAAGGACAATTGCTGAAGGATATCTCAGGTCCCTTCATGCCCTAAGACTTCACATTGAGCCTAAAATGCTGTGGTCTACCAGCAAAAAGGTATTTGAATAAGGATTGAAAAATTCAATGTCACCTCTTCATATAGGAGCAATAGGaactgacatttattattatttaattttatagaaatcCTATAATTAAAATCCATTAGGAAAAGCAGAGGCATGATCTCTGTCCAAGTACATCTTATTAAGTTTGATTTCTCATTGTAAACTGTGAGGATAatgatttttatgttatttaatgtactaatattatttaatgtttttattacgTGTGTCATTTTTAATCTTCATTCAAGTTACATACCAATGATAGTAAGTTCTTACTAGTGGGTTCTCCCAATTTGGTAGCTGTTAAACTGTCCTGAAAATCTGTTTGGATATGCACAGTTCAACCAGtggattcattcaacaaatatttattgagtaactaCTCTATGACATGCACTAGTCCTCTAAGATATATATAATCTTTCCTTTTCAATCTGAAAATCTTGATTATTGCTATAAAGGATACTTTTTGGATCCACTCTCTTTCCTTTGAGTTCTCTCAACAATATTGTTAAACCCAAACATGAAGTTCTTTATTCTAATTtggaatatatttctttttcagcattCCATAGCTTCCAATTTTATTAGTTTCcctatttgatttaaaaataaaagaaataatatgaagCCTTTTAGAAgggagattttatattttttctcattttattttcaacaaatcTGCCAGAGAACAAATGTTGAGCAAGAATTTGTTGacttgaaatatttaattaaagtgTTTAATTGAAGATTATAGCAAGATTCAGAGGATatgaaaaaacacaaattttagtTCTTTATCTATTGATCCAACCCTAGACTCACTTGGCTGATACCCATATTCCCCTCTACAAGCATGTGCTGTGCATACTTCAAACGTTATGATTTTTGAAGTCATCTTCCAATTTGATCCACAATGTTTGAATTCATGAACTTGGATCCCTGTTTTGTTTAGAGTttgttatgtgtgtgtttgtttgcttgtttttcctttgaaaactCTCTTCTGCAAGTTAAATTGTACAACCCcccaattaaaatgcaaatactcCCTATCCCAGATAAAAGGAAAACTTGACAATCATTGATTGACATTTGAGTGTGAATTATTACTAAAATCAGTTTAGCTGGAGAGAGGCCAAGGGAATGGGACAAGAACTGGTTAGTGTTAAGTCAGGTGACACAAATAGCAGACATGGAAGAATTGTGGAATATCAGGAGTCCTCAGAAAAGCACCAAGATCTTTTGAAGGGGGTGGAATAAAAGACAGTGAGATAAAAAGGAATTGAGAAAATATATAAGTCCAGCTGCTGTTTTATCATTTCATACAGTCTCTCAGACGATTGctaaatatttgttattcaaCCTACAAAATAACACAGAAATATTATCTTCACTTTCATAGCTATCACCTTCCAagccaccatcatcactatcctAGCTGATTGATTATAATAACCAAAGTCTCTCTACTTCCCCTCTCATCCTCTTACAGTCTACTCTTAACACAACAGCCAGGATTGTGTCACTTGTCCATTCAAAACTCTCCAATGGCTTTCTGTCTTCCTCAAAgtaaaaatcaaagaatgaaGAGTGTCTTACAAGATCCCACAGGGTCTGGTTCCCAGTTAGGTCTCCTTCTGACAACGTCCAAGTACTGTCACTCCTCAACTCCACATTgaccccagcctctgccctcagAACTttttcctcactctgctctcttaagGAACATCACTTCTTTGGATGTTGCTTTCTCAAAGATGATTGACTTATTATTTGGAGAgttattattgattgtttctcttCCACCATGGAATATAATAAGCTGGCATTGTTGCATGTTTTGCTTGTTGTAACTTGGAAAGATATATATTAGTTACTCattacatatttattgaatgaatgatttGTTTGAACCCAAACTAATTATTTTAGGTCATGAAGACACATCTCATATTGCTCATTTCCCAAATGCTTTGCAGTTCTGAAAAATGGAGACAGTCACATACTGACTGCTGCCACTAATTCATCAGTGTAACATAATTGAAAATTGTTTGATAAATGAATGATAGTTTAATAAACAGAATACCAGCTATGGAGACTAATGAAATATCTAAAGCTCCCAGCAATTTTCCTATACAAGTTATATGTCCAAATAATTTTGAGGCCAGGCCCATTACTGGAGGACCTCACAACTGGAAGAGATATTCAGACCTTTTACAAACCCCTTTTAGTGTGATTCTGATGTAATGGTCACTCCAGTTTATATTAAATACCATGATGACTTACTACAAGAAAAGtttaaattattgtataaatgaaggcaaaatatatttgGAACCCAAACACAACCCCTatgggtgaattttatgatatCCAGTCTTTgtcaagaggaaaaaatatgtcttagacaatataaatatTGATCAAATAGTAGCCTGAGCAACATTCAGATAAATCTCTATTCTGCCTAGGGCCataactcaaaacaaaataatattttaaaatcatatttgatGGAATCCAAGTAATCcagtaatccaagcaactcaggagaccaatgaggatcacaagttccaggacagcttcagcaacttagcaagaccctatctcagaataaaaaaataaaaacaaaaaggacttgGAATGTAACAGTGGCAAAACAACCTTGGGTTCAAGCTGcagtacaaacaacaacaacaacaacaaaaactacatcTGAAATTAACATAACAATTATATCATACTCATGCAAACAGATTCAAACTATAAGACCtatcaatgaaaatgaaacatcAAACATGCTCTTTTTCTGAATTTAGCTCAGCCTACTCTGgctgttccattttattttaatatcaaagGACAGTAGGGCCCAGACTTTGAACTAATATCCTTCAAGCATTTCTGTTTCAATTTGACGGCCATCTGTGTTCTAGTACCCATATCCTTTAGGAATCTGGGCACAAGTGTAGCTGATCTAAATCTGAAGCTCTTTGACTTCAAAAAGAGCTCTGTGCTTGGATTAGCACCACCCTGGAAGGAGCAAGTCAAGAAACAACTTAGGAAACCATAGAAATTCTTTGATTTCACAAAGCTTTTGTCTCTTTCTTCCTATCATTCTATAAAATAATCATGCCAATTTAAACAAAAGTCAAATGTCAAAAGAAACTAGGATAGGATTTATCTCTACCAGCatcaattttaatgattttttatacTTAAGGTATAATTCTTGAAAATAACGgtttgtaacaaaaaaaaaaatgttgactgaTTTTAGTCTAGAGAGATAATATAGCAAGAAGCAAGTAGGAAATAAAGATTAAAGGGAACAGTCTGCCTCAAAGAGCAACTGTTTTTTGCAATTATAAATTTAACCCATgattagaaacttttttttattcaaaaaaaatagatgaatgttTTTACTGGTGGTAGTTATAGTACTCActtatattttcatgttcatCAACTTTAGTGTATATTTCTATAACCTTAAATTTTCTTAacttggaaataaagaaaataaaacagaaagaaaaacctaGTGATTGAAATTCTTCCATGATGGGAGCAGGAAGGGAGTCAGGCGGGGGAAATAGGTCTTCAACACACCAGCCTTTAATTTATCAAAAGCCTTTATGGACTCCCTCTTCTGTGTCCAAAACAGGGCAAAACAGGAACAAAGCACAGTGAACCACAAATAGGAACACTTTGAAGAGGCTTATGGAGTAAAAACCACTTCTCACAAAGGTAATGAATAATTTATATGGCAGCAAGtcttaaaaaatgattttcaataaaTTCAGGAAATAATGATTAGATGGCCAGGATTTTTAATATACTGCAACGAATTTCATAATCACACATAGGTATTGAAAAGTCATTAAGGAAGTTCATTTCACCTCAAATAAATaggaattttaaatttagaatcatagaaaaagttaattttatccAATTCATTTGCTgtgaaagtttaaaatataaggACTTAgtcattaaaatacattttagtatGATACAAATTGAGAATTCTGGTCATTATTccataataatgatttttttcttcatgagaaTTATAAAGTAGGATAACTTGGTAATTAATATGAGTTACTTTTTGTAGCAATAATCATAGTAGCAAAAGAACAAGACTTCAAGAATTAGCAGActttaattaatataaatgttAGCTCTGTACCAGATATTTGACATAGACACTGAATTTCATTTCTTGGTGtatacaaataaagataaaaatattacctgtggttataaaaataagcaaaaagctATGCATTTTAatcaattataattattttatgtaactATTAGATAGTTCTAGACTCACAGAAAGCATTTAATAATTGTAGCTgtaattattattaccattattcaAATCTATTACAATTCAAATCTTGTATCTCCACATATAGTCTTCTGGGATTATCTTCTGTATATTTGGTCaggttgttttccatttctaaaatgCCAACTCCTTTCCTCTTCATTAAGCTAAATCCTAAACATTTCCAACAAGACTGACATCTATAATAACTTCCCTCACTAGCCATATCCTGTAATAATATTCCTGTTTTATTGAACTCAGTCAACAAttactttatttataatttaaattacaaaatgttAATTTGATTGCATACAACTTGCCGTCTGTATCCACGGGTTTTACAACAGATTAAATACATTTGGAAAcaattgtgtctgtactgaacatgtacagactttttaaTCCCATTTAAAATACAGTGTGATTGTCATTTACATAGTCTTTACCTTTtactaggtattataagtaatctagtgATGATTTAAAGTTTATAGGAAGATGTCTTAAGTTATAGGCAAATCccatgtcatttatttatttgtttgtttgtttgtttgtttatttattggtactggggattgaactcaggggtactagaccactgagtcacatctccagcactatttttgtattttatttagagacagcatcttaGGGCCACACTAACTTGATGAGGATGacttgaactagcaatcctcctatctcagcctctcaagcctctagaattacaggtatgcaccaccacactcagccatGTCATTTAATTtgagacttgagcatctgcagatttgggTTATCTCTAGTTGGTCCTGGAACCAAATCAAGCAGGAATAACTACTTGCTTTCTAGTTTTATTGTAGAATTAATAACTCTACATTGTGCATGTGTATTTTTTCTGctgaatgaaatttaatttttcaaattaaagtattatcttttttcccctttaaaaatcaTGTGTTCCAAAGAAAGCTAGTCCAGTGGTAGATATATAGTAGGTATTTAATGCATAATTCACATTATACCTAAATAAAAAATGCCCTTGGAGTCATACATAAAATGTTACCTTAAGAGGAGGTCAAATCAAAGGGATTTGCAGAAATAAGTAATTTTAGACAGGCCATAATTCATCTCTACATTCAAATTTACCAAATTATAGGATCTCCCCCCATACTTTCTCCACTTTTTTTCTCATAGGAGCAGAATAAATGTCATAACTATTGATCTTCCCCCTGAAAATCCATATTTTGAAATTAGCATgcaccatgcaaaaaaaaatataccTTGGGTTTCTTGTTTTCGGGGCCTGTTGACAGGGACAATGCACAAGGTGAAATCAGCTCCTTGGTTCTTGTTAGAGAGATGGGAAGTGATGGGGTTGAAACGGGTGCCATGTGGTTGGATTTTGTGCTTTCAGATTTCATCATTCTTGAAGGCAATGAACCACTGCCACAATTTGGGTGCAGTGTTGAGGGACTGAGCTGTGGTGCAGGGGCGGGCAGAGCAGCAGGTGGGACTGAGGAGGACCCCAAGCTGGGAAGAGAGGCACAGCCAGCACTGGAGAGAGCAGGTGAAGAAAGAGCTGAAGGATTCAGCCCCTGGCCTGATGGTTTATATGATGCTCTTTTGGATCTGTCTATCAGgtttgaaagggctggggatggatgGAAACATTTCTCTGGAGAGGAGGGCATGGTGCTGTGATTAATAGGTGGAGATACAGAAGATAATGCAGATGAGGCTAATGTAGaagggtgtgtgtatgtattcctGGGATTCTCTGAACCTCTGAGATCCCCATCCTGTTTGTTCTTTGAAGAAGAAAGTGAAGAGCTTGGTGGGACAGGAGGAAGATCTGCAAAACTAGAGGCATTGGTTTGCATTGTACCGCTCTTCAAAGAAGTAGGAGATGGTGTTTTCTCTACATTCATAGAAACAAGGCTGCTATTGACAGGTGTAGTAGGAGAGAGGGAGGACACCTGAGAGGTGGGAGTAGACTTGGTGAAGAAAGGGAGGTGGAAGGATTGCTGGGCCAGCTCAGAAACCTGGTGTTCTGCTTGTGCTGGAGACTGGGCTCTCAGGGAGCAACTTGAGAGAGATTTTTTAGGTGTGAGTGTGGTTTGCTTTACTTTTTGGTCAAGGGCGAGAGTGGAGGAGGCCAGGGAGTTGAGGGAGAAGGTGGGGCAGGATGCAGGGGACACAGGTCTTTGGTGAGAAGGGTTTGACTTGAGGATAGCAGTGAGAAGGGAAAGCCGAGAGGGCACCTGGGATTTCACCCCTGACTTTGAAAGATTTCCACTAGATGACATTTGGCTACAAACAGTAGAAGAGGAGCCATGGAAAGAGGAGGTAAATGGTTTCGGACTTGGAGAGAGTGAATGCATGACAATTCGCACTGGTATGTATGAGGCTGAATTCGACTTCAGGGAAGCACTGGAGGAAGGTGAAGGAGAAGTGGTTTTCAGGCTTTCTCTGGGACTAAGGACATTCGAGGTTAAAGGTGTCGTCTTCTTCAGAACTTCAGGTGCCAGTCCAGGGTTTTGATCTGCTGCACTTGGACTGGAGAGATTAGAACCTGGCAGTTGAGTGGAATGGGGAAACGGTAATGTCCACGAGGCGCCCTTCGATGCAGAAAAGGGTGAAGAGTGAGCAGTCGTTTGAAAATACGTAGCTGTTTCTTCTACCAGGGCCCCACTGACATCCAGCCTCCTAGTGTGGAACTCCTCTAGGACAGAGGCTCCATCGAGGTTAGCTGGGACAGGTGGTGTTTTCTGATTAGTTGGAGAAACAAAGGAGAAAGCAGGTGGTTTACAGGCAAGCTGCTCAGAGGTAGTGGGAGAAGAAGTTAACTAGAGGAGAGAAACAGACAGATTGAAATAGGACATTATTTGTGAAACTATCACAATATTCTTGTTACTGTGTCACTAAGCAAACAATCCTTCCACTAGTTTACACAAAAGGGGGTGCCTTACATCTTCATGAAAATGAAggaatttctgtttttctcatgaGGTCCTGCTacaaaataagatataataaaCTACGAAGATTTGTATCCAATACATGATTGATTTCCTGGTTTGAAAACCAGTGTAAAATTTTCTGTGtttccatttggaaaataattcattgaccatatctaaaatatttactttaatctGGAATTGTGTAATCTGGGAAGAAATAAGTCACCATCTGTATAAATTTCAAACTTcactttggaaaatgaaataaaatttttttccattggaaGTATATAAACCGTAATGTGAGGATAATGACTACaatcctaataataataataataatcacactTCAAGTGTTTAAAATTCTAGACATTTGGACTACTTAGCTCCTACATGTCATGAACCTGAAAACGTGCCCAGAATTCAAATGACAAAGCACCCAGAGCAATAAATTAAAAGAGTCAATGCAATGTCCAGAATAGAAAGAGAGCTCTAGATGATTCTGCCTAATTACTTGCCAGAATGAACACTTAAGAGGAACATTTAATGAACATTTAACAAATGATTTGGACTATGCTGGAAGGAATAGTCTCTCTTTGATATCAAAAGAAGCCAGAGTACTTATAAATATAATTCAACTGAAACAAGCAAGCAACCAATTCCATACCAAATAAAGATGCAATAAAAAACAATTCATGTTTTTCTAACAGAAGCTACAGAAAGCCTGTGAAATAACCAGTTGTATGTATTCTTGTGCTATTTTAAAAGTCACCCAGTACTTGAAGACAAGTAGGAATCATAAATGACTCCAAAATCTTGTAAAACGAGACTtctcttcaaaataaatttaattgtcAACctataagataaaaaaataaatatacatgtctAATAAAGAATTTGGATATCAATATCAATATCAGCTATTCAAATATTCAGATAGACGTATTGCATTAAGTACATAGGaagaaaatatgtatgaatatatcaattAAACAACAAAGTTTTGGTTTATAAATAGAGTAAAagatatttcttcattttgctttAGAGCATTTTAAGAAAGTGTCCATCAGCACTCAGACAAAGATATTTATGACATATAGTTTTGAACTCTAAAACTACTGAAAACTGACAAATTCGAATAAATTCAtcacaaactttttattttctgaggaaatagactaaaaatatttctttcttttgtgtgtgaaTCAATATGCATATTTGCAACACagcatttttacaaataaataatattttattaaattgacATAATCCAGAATGTCAGAAAATCAGTGTAATTGATAATCAAGCAGAATTCCATCAAATTGAGAAAGAAAGCTGAACAATTAATATGCATAAGTTTTACTTAGAAACAACTCTGTTTAGCCAGTGTTTATGTGACTGATTCACGAGATTAGGGAATATATTTATATCCAAATGTCAGCATAATTCTTGTGTCACCACAAGAAGTTACATAattacttgtatttgaatttgtaTTTAATGTTTAAGAAGTTATCTTCTTGGAATTAACAGTATATCCAGGGcctgtatgtttgtttgtttgtctgttttaatGGTGAATGAGAGGTCTTCTTCAATTGTTTCCACGATTGATCTCTCCTCACAGAAGGAATGGAGCCATTCCAAGGCTCTGAAGGTGTTTGCACATTGAGACATGCCTAGAATAACACAGTCTGGTAAcagattttgtaaataaatattgaCCACCACAAAAATCCTATCACCTTTCAGTCTGTTGTTTCCTAAGAACTTCAATGTATATGGAAAAAATCATTAATTCATCCTGATTATTTGCCAGAATGTCACTGTGTAGGATCATAGGTTCATAATTTTGAGGGGCTCATTCAGAGAAAAAACTTCCTAAGATTACAAATTTTAATTACCAATCATTCCATTATATTCAATGATATTACACTTAACATAAGTTACTCATAATGTTTCCATACTTTTAGATAATTAATTGACGAATAACTTCTGAAAGACTCTTAAAAGCCTAAGAATATTTATTATGCTTATGTTAATCTACATgcaatttcattatattttattccatATATTCTTAATTAgttataatatattcatttcCAACCTACAAATACACCATGATGTTATTCTaacttatacaaataaaaaagcatgacaccattgttttataaaatttctagGGGTGAAGTTTCATTTTATAATGGAAAAGACTCATTTCCCTGAGTTCCTCTCAcaaataagtttttcttttaaagaaagtgtCCACACATGGATAAATAATATCatat from Ictidomys tridecemlineatus isolate mIctTri1 chromosome 8, mIctTri1.hap1, whole genome shotgun sequence carries:
- the Mlip gene encoding muscular LMNA-interacting protein isoform X10 translates to MLPEQGLLSDCGNNYFQMNSCILAGSIQTTPQSNSNDYLTFNRGSQEERNQGTLTHPSEASGKSIQGRVLETNQPQGMQQSDLFKAEYVFIVDSEGEDEVTSRKGEQGPPGGTGNMAARPKSLAISSSLVSDVVRPKIRGTDLKSSSYSEISHGMASQQKHGQKTPPVPANLDGASVLEEFHTRRLDVSGALVEETATYFQTTAHSSPFSASKGASWTLPFPHSTQLPGSNLSSPSAADQNPGLAPEVLKKTTPLTSNVLSPRESLKTTSPSPSSSASLKSNSASYIPVRIVMHSLSPSPKPFTSSFHGSSSTVCSQMSSSGNLSKSGVKSQVPSRLSLLTAILKSNPSHQRPVSPASCPTFSLNSLASSTLALDQKVKQTTLTPKKSLSSCSLRAQSPAQAEHQVSELAQQSFHLPFFTKSTPTSQVSSLSPTTPVNSSLVSMNVEKTPSPTSLKSGTMQTNASSFADLPPVPPSSSLSSSKNKQDGDLRGSENPRNTYTHPSTLASSALSSVSPPINHSTMPSSPEKCFHPSPALSNLIDRSKRASYKPSGQGLNPSALSSPALSSAGCASLPSLGSSSVPPAALPAPAPQLSPSTLHPNCGSGSLPSRMMKSESTKSNHMAPVSTPSLPISLTRTKELISPCALSLSTGPENKKPKQYKTKSSYKAFAAIPTNTLLLEQKALDEPAKTENVSKDSTLDLPVEHSSDSPSRSPQTLLGSETIKTSTTLPKAAGRETKYANLSSPSSTVSESQLTKPGVIRPVPVKSKILLKKEEEVYEPNPFSKYLEDNSDLFSEQDVTVPHKPVSLHPLYQTKLYPPAKSLLQPQTLPHADCLTPGPFSHLSSFSLSDEQENSHTLLSHNAYNKLSHPMVAIPEHETLDSKEQ
- the Mlip gene encoding muscular LMNA-interacting protein isoform X7 → MLPEQGLLSDCGNNYFQMNSCILAGSIQTTPQSNSNDYLTFNRGSQEERNQGTLTHPSEASGKSIQGRVLETNQPQGMQQSDLFKAEYVFIVDSEGEDEVTSRKGEQGPPGGTGNMAARPKSLAISSSLVSDVVRPKIRGTDLKSSSYSEISHGMASQQKHGQLTSSPTTSEQLACKPPAFSFVSPTNQKTPPVPANLDGASVLEEFHTRRLDVSGALVEETATYFQTTAHSSPFSASKGASWTLPFPHSTQLPGSNLSSPSAADQNPGLAPEVLKKTTPLTSNVLSPRESLKTTSPSPSSSASLKSNSASYIPVRIVMHSLSPSPKPFTSSFHGSSSTVCSQMSSSGNLSKSGVKSQVPSRLSLLTAILKSNPSHQRPVSPASCPTFSLNSLASSTLALDQKVKQTTLTPKKSLSSCSLRAQSPAQAEHQVSELAQQSFHLPFFTKSTPTSQVSSLSPTTPVNSSLVSMNVEKTPSPTSLKSGTMQTNASSFADLPPVPPSSSLSSSKNKQDGDLRGSENPRNTYTHPSTLASSALSSVSPPINHSTMPSSPEKCFHPSPALSNLIDRSKRASYKPSGQGLNPSALSSPALSSAGCASLPSLGSSSVPPAALPAPAPQLSPSTLHPNCGSGSLPSRMMKSESTKSNHMAPVSTPSLPISLTRTKELISPCALSLSTGPENKKPKQYKTKSSYKAFAAIPTNTLLLEQKALDEPAKTENVSKDSTLDLPVEHSSDSPSRSPQTLLGSETIKTSTTLPKAAGRETKYANLSSPSSTVSESQLTKPGVIRPVPVKSKILLKKEEEVYEPNPFSKYLEDNSDLFSEQDVTVPHKPVSLHPLYQTKLYPPAKSLLQPQTLPHADCLTPGPFSHLSSFSLSDEQENSHTLLSHNAYNKLSHPMVAIPEHETLDSKEQ